A stretch of Porites lutea chromosome 5, jaPorLute2.1, whole genome shotgun sequence DNA encodes these proteins:
- the LOC140938090 gene encoding ADAMTS-like protein 5 — MDGFKRLCLLVFIIVDIVIFGCPTKANGQNEALEKGREDINQTFEQGEDFYEWSVWSPCSRSCGIGVKFRGQLCLRKNKALCVKKPIIYETCNPQACPPGGTSFRDLQCGIYNDRNIFINGHKAKWLPYVRGDNQCLLFCYPQGGQLFYYFGKAKDGTQCSKEPRGVCIRGQCKPVGCDNVLESGVYPDKCRVCGGNSTTCEPVRGRIERSPNHFEKMSGYAEVMVIPKGSTSVFLSDETWNYLAIKRKNGDYVFNGDRIASWSGLYKIGDVDVQYTKFSNNIKETIQIPGPTEEDIYVMKQLKSRHIFRATA, encoded by the exons CAAAATGAAGCTCTTGAAAAAGGACGCGAAGACATTAACCAGACTTTCGAACAAGGGGAGGACTTTTATGAATGGTCAGTGTGGAGTCCTTGTTCGAGAAGCTGCGGCATTGGAGTAAAATTTAGAGGACAGTTGTGTCTTcg GAAAAACAAGGCATTGTGTGTGAAGAAACCGATAATATATGAAACGTGCAACCCACAG GCATGTCCTCCCGGAGGCACAAGTTTTCGTGATTTGCAGTGTGGAATTTATAACGATAGAAATATATTCATCAATGGTCACAAAGCAAAATGGCTGCCATATGTTCGAG GTGACAATCAGTGCTTGCTGTTCTGCTACCCTCAAGGAGgacaattattttattattttggaaaagcaAAGGATGGGACTCAGTGCTCCAAAGAACCTCGCGGCGTATGTATACGTGGGCAATGTAAG CCAGTGGGATGTGACAATGTTCTCGAGTCAGGTGTCTACCCTGACAAGTGTCGCGTATGTGGTGGGAATTCCACGACGTGCGAGCCAGTCAGAGGAAGAATAGAAAGATCGCCGAATCATTTTGAAAAGATGTCAG GGTATGCAGAGGTAATGGTCATTCCAAAAGGGTCAACGAGTGTGTTTCTTTCAGACGAAACCTGGAATTATTTAG CtattaagagaaaaaatggTGATTATGTCTTCAATGGCGATCGGATAGCAAGTTGGTCTGGTTTGTACAAAATTGGTGATGTGGATGTTCAGTACacgaaattttcaaacaatatcAAAGAAACCATCCAGATACCAGGACCCACCGAAGAAGATATTTATGTAATG AAGCAGCTGAAGTCAAGACACATCTTCAGGGCAACCGCTTAG
- the LOC140938092 gene encoding uncharacterized protein, whose protein sequence is MKVVHVRILSEGINELSLDTNYRVRFIHMFKMKSSLPTFRSVWILSNLCSCPLLLPGKQYLLMGKMTRMVGSTKVIAEVSRESYVEEWNGSLLRRMQDLRKRCQLMKTTQTTTLVRAEPKTIADNSHSERDTGPREETFLITTQGITEIGRESPTTLSTPNRPEKCRTCRISKKRNKSYCESDFVIRARILQSTFDNRTQERRYLVRVITVFRSLVDLKTRQEIFVQDDYCQCPRLFLRKQYVIMGTAEQISVSELRLFIPQRPFVRIWQKNMKARLKSIADICDD, encoded by the exons ATGAAAG TCGTACACGTCAGGATTTTGTCAGAAGGTATCAACGAATTATCCCTGGACACCAACTACCGCGTCAGATTTATTCAcatgtttaaaatgaaaagttcGTTACCAACATTTCGAAGCGTTTGGATACTCAGTAATCTGTGTAGCTGCCCCCTGCTTCTTCCTGGTAAACAGTATCTTTTAATGGGAAAGATGACCAGGATGGTGGGCTCCACAAAGGTCATAGCTGAAGTCAGTCGAGAAAGCTACGTCGAAGAATGGAATGGATCGTTGTTACGAAGGATGCAGGATTTACGAAAACGGTGCCAACTGATGAAGACGACGCAGACGACAACGCTTGTTCGAGCGGAGCCCAAAACTATTGCGG ACAATTCTCATTCGGAACGTGATACAGGTCCACGAGAAGAAACGTTTCTAATTACAACTCAAGGGATCACTGAAATCGGGCGCGAATCACCTACAACGCTATCAACACCCAACAGACCAG AAAAATGCCGCACATGTAGAATATCAAAGAAACGGAACAAGAGCTACTGTGAAAGTGACTTTG taattcgAGCACGGATATTACAATCCACGTTTGATAACAGAACCCAAGAGAGGAGGTACCTAGTACGGGTTATCACTGTCTTTAGGAGCCTTGTGGATctcaagacaagacaagaaatTTTTGTTCAAGATGATTATTGTCAATGCCCGAGATTATTTTTACGAAAGCAATATGTTATCATGGGGACGGCGGAGCAAATCTCAGTCTCTGAACTTCGCTTGTTTATTCCGCAAAGACCATTTGTGAGGATCTGGCAAAAAAACATGAAGGCTCGCTTAAAGTCTATTGCTGACATCTGCGATGATTGA